One window of the Methylocystis parvus OBBP genome contains the following:
- a CDS encoding GlxA family transcriptional regulator, translating to MIKIVIVGLDGCLGSAFLGLSDLLTLARRAILAAIPPGDTVGAPDFQVVTASAGGRPVRDGAGGALDVKASFDEIALCDAVIVPSFAPEADGRAPEMSAFAAAAAWLRRHHSRGALIGGCGSGVFLLGEAGLLEGRRCTTSWWHHEDLKKRYPRADTAWGARLIDDRRVVTAAGPLSWIDVGLHVIRTLCGQEAGRIAADFTLGEAAPARGAARGAAYTPNVLSGGADAFLADAERIVRQSDAAFNAQDLAKALSTSERTLHRRLKQACGESPKTFIDRIRVETARTLLETSAKPVKKLAASAGFIDEASFRRAFRRYAGMAPSAYRIWAKARSQPKAQMFSVRKESEIIPEILTTILDSCVNGVTLADPDLDDAPIVYANKRFELITGYDPEEIIGRNCRFLQAEDRDQEGLRRLREAIRNRQPVDVILRNYRKSGTLFYNKLNVTPLFDAQGKLIYFLGVQYDVTDQIRAETEIGDLKAKLQAIA from the coding sequence ATGATCAAGATCGTCATCGTCGGATTGGACGGGTGTCTGGGGTCCGCGTTCCTCGGCCTTTCCGATCTTCTCACGCTCGCGCGCCGCGCAATATTGGCGGCGATTCCGCCGGGCGATACCGTGGGCGCGCCGGATTTTCAGGTCGTCACGGCCAGCGCCGGCGGCCGGCCGGTCCGCGACGGAGCCGGCGGCGCTCTCGACGTAAAGGCGTCGTTCGACGAGATCGCCCTCTGCGACGCGGTCATCGTTCCGAGCTTCGCGCCCGAAGCCGACGGCAGGGCGCCGGAAATGTCCGCATTCGCCGCCGCGGCGGCATGGCTGCGGCGCCATCACTCGCGCGGCGCGCTGATCGGCGGTTGCGGATCGGGCGTCTTTCTTCTCGGCGAAGCGGGTCTGCTCGAGGGACGCCGCTGCACGACGAGCTGGTGGCACCATGAAGACCTGAAGAAACGTTATCCACGCGCCGACACAGCATGGGGCGCGCGCCTCATCGACGACCGGCGCGTCGTCACCGCCGCTGGCCCTCTCTCCTGGATCGACGTCGGATTGCACGTCATCCGCACGCTCTGCGGCCAGGAAGCGGGACGCATCGCGGCGGATTTCACGCTGGGCGAAGCGGCGCCCGCCAGAGGCGCCGCGCGCGGCGCGGCATATACGCCGAATGTGCTCAGCGGCGGCGCGGACGCTTTTCTCGCCGACGCCGAGCGGATCGTCAGACAATCCGACGCCGCGTTCAACGCACAGGATCTCGCAAAGGCGCTCTCGACTTCCGAACGCACGCTGCATCGCAGATTGAAGCAGGCATGCGGCGAGTCGCCCAAGACTTTCATCGATCGCATTCGCGTCGAAACCGCGCGCACGCTTCTCGAGACCAGCGCCAAGCCGGTGAAGAAGCTCGCGGCCAGCGCCGGCTTTATCGACGAGGCGAGCTTTCGCCGCGCCTTCCGTCGTTACGCCGGGATGGCTCCCTCAGCTTACCGGATCTGGGCGAAGGCGAGGAGCCAACCCAAGGCGCAGATGTTTTCGGTGCGGAAAGAGTCGGAGATCATCCCGGAAATCCTCACGACTATTCTCGATAGCTGCGTCAACGGCGTGACCCTGGCCGATCCCGACCTCGACGACGCCCCAATCGTCTATGCGAACAAACGATTCGAACTCATTACCGGCTACGACCCCGAAGAGATTATCGGCCGCAATTGCCGCTTCCTGCAGGCGGAGGACCGCGACCAGGAAGGACTTCGGCGGTTGCGCGAAGCGATCAGGAACCGGCAGCCGGTCGACGTGATCTTGCGCAATTACCGGAAGAGCGGAACCCTCTTCTACAACAAGCTGAACGTCACGCCGCTTTTCGACGCCCAAGGCAAGCTCATCTACTTCCTGGGCGTGCAATATGACGTCACCGACCAGATTCGCGCGGAGACGGAAATTGGCGACCTGAAAGCCAAGCTTCAAGCAATCGCTTGA
- the ftsH gene encoding ATP-dependent zinc metalloprotease FtsH, producing MKANWKKYLPWVVFVAVAGILLAMFQHQQSRTPAREITFSELLVQIDEGRVHDVTIAGNEISGHFNDNRTFTTYSPNDPSLVQKLEAKKVQISAKPAGDNPGWLSTLLVNGLPLLLFIGVWIYMARQMQGGAGGRAMGFGKSKAKLLTEMAGKVTFEDVAGVDEAKEDLQEIVEFLRDPGKFQRLGGRIPRGVLLVGPPGTGKTLLARAIAGEAGVPFFSISGSDFVEMFVGVGASRVRDMFEQAKKNAPCIIFVDEIDAVGRHRGAGLGGGNDEREQTLNQLLVEMDGFEANEGIILIAATNRPDVLDPALMRPGRFDRQITVPNPDFIGREKILKVHARKVPLAPDVDLKVVARGTPGFSGADLMNLVNEAALLAARRSKRIVTNQEFEDSRDKIMMGAERRTLSMTEEEKKLTAYHEGGHALVQLTVPGAMPIHKATIIPRGRALGMVQGLPERDQVSQTYEQLTAMLAIAMGGRVAEELIFGHDKVTSGAASDIQQCTRVARAMITQLGFSDKLGTVAYAEPQQEQFLGYSLGRQQTLSEQTQQTIDAEVRRLVQEAYDKARAILTEKRAQLDTIANGLLEFETLTGEEMKGLLQGKRPVREDTSSSAPQPPRGSAVPTAGGSPEPDVGGVAPQPI from the coding sequence ATGAAGGCGAATTGGAAGAAATATTTGCCTTGGGTCGTCTTCGTCGCCGTCGCGGGAATCCTGTTGGCCATGTTCCAACATCAGCAATCCCGCACGCCTGCGCGTGAAATTACCTTCAGTGAACTGCTGGTGCAGATCGACGAAGGCCGCGTGCACGACGTGACGATCGCCGGCAACGAGATCTCGGGACACTTCAACGACAACCGCACATTCACGACCTATTCGCCGAACGATCCGTCGCTTGTGCAGAAGCTGGAGGCGAAGAAGGTTCAGATCAGCGCGAAGCCCGCGGGCGACAATCCCGGCTGGCTGTCGACGCTGCTCGTGAACGGTCTGCCGCTGCTGCTGTTCATCGGCGTGTGGATTTACATGGCGCGCCAGATGCAGGGCGGCGCCGGCGGCCGCGCGATGGGCTTCGGCAAATCCAAGGCCAAGCTGCTGACCGAAATGGCCGGCAAGGTGACGTTTGAGGACGTCGCCGGCGTCGACGAGGCGAAGGAGGATTTGCAGGAGATCGTGGAGTTTTTGCGCGATCCGGGCAAGTTCCAGCGCCTTGGCGGGCGCATTCCGCGCGGCGTGCTGCTGGTCGGCCCGCCCGGCACCGGCAAGACGCTGCTCGCCCGCGCCATCGCCGGCGAGGCGGGGGTGCCGTTCTTCTCGATTTCGGGCTCCGACTTCGTCGAGATGTTCGTCGGCGTCGGCGCGAGCCGCGTGCGCGACATGTTCGAGCAGGCCAAGAAGAACGCGCCCTGCATCATCTTCGTCGACGAGATCGACGCGGTCGGCCGTCATCGCGGCGCCGGCCTCGGCGGCGGCAATGACGAGCGCGAGCAGACGCTGAACCAGTTGCTCGTCGAGATGGACGGCTTCGAGGCGAATGAGGGCATCATCCTCATCGCCGCGACGAACCGTCCGGACGTGCTCGACCCGGCTTTGATGCGGCCGGGCCGCTTCGACCGCCAGATCACCGTGCCGAACCCGGACTTCATCGGCCGCGAGAAGATCCTCAAGGTTCACGCCCGCAAGGTGCCTTTGGCGCCGGATGTGGACCTGAAGGTGGTGGCGCGCGGCACGCCGGGCTTTTCGGGCGCGGATCTGATGAACCTCGTCAACGAGGCGGCGCTGCTGGCGGCGCGGCGCTCGAAGCGGATCGTCACGAATCAGGAGTTCGAGGATTCGCGCGACAAGATCATGATGGGCGCGGAGCGCCGGACCCTCTCCATGACGGAGGAGGAGAAGAAGCTCACGGCCTATCACGAGGGCGGCCATGCGCTGGTTCAGCTGACGGTTCCGGGGGCGATGCCGATCCACAAGGCGACGATCATCCCGCGCGGCCGGGCGCTGGGCATGGTGCAGGGCCTGCCGGAGCGCGATCAGGTGTCGCAGACCTATGAGCAGCTGACGGCGATGCTGGCGATCGCGATGGGCGGCCGGGTGGCGGAGGAGCTGATCTTCGGCCATGACAAGGTGACGTCCGGGGCGGCGTCGGACATCCAGCAATGCACGCGGGTGGCGCGGGCGATGATCACGCAGCTCGGCTTTTCGGACAAGCTGGGGACGGTGGCCTATGCGGAGCCGCAGCAGGAGCAGTTCCTGGGCTATTCGCTGGGGCGTCAGCAGACTTTGTCGGAGCAGACGCAGCAGACGATCGACGCGGAGGTGCGTCGTCTGGTGCAGGAGGCTTACGACAAGGCCCGGGCGATCCTCACCGAGAAGCGGGCGCAGCTCGACACCATCGCCAACGGGCTCCTGGAGTTCGAGACGCTGACGGGCGAGGAGATGAAGGGTCTGTTGCAGGGCAAGCGCCCGGTGCGCGAGGACACCAGCTCCTCCGCCCCGCAGCCCCCGCGCGGCTCCGCCGTCCCAACCGCCGGCGGATCGCCAGAGCCGGATGTCGGCGGCGTCGCTCCGCAGCCGATCTGA
- the amoC gene encoding bacterial ammonia monooxygenase, subunit AmoC: MSSTTSAAAGAAAGAAAEVESVVDLRGMWIGLALLNTFYLIVRIYEQIYGWRAGLDSFAPEFQTYWMSILWTEIPLELVSGLGLAGYLWKTRDRNVDAVSPREEMRRLVVLVQWLVVYGIAIYWGASFFTEQDGTWHMTVIRDTDFTPSHIIEFYMSYPIYSVIAVGAFFYAKTRIPYFAHGYSLAFLIVAIGPFMIIPNVGLNEWGHTFWFMEELFVAPLHWGFVFFGWMALGVFGVVLQILMRIHALVGKEGVALLTE; encoded by the coding sequence ATGAGCTCGACGACTAGCGCAGCTGCTGGCGCAGCTGCTGGCGCAGCTGCTGAGGTAGAGTCCGTAGTCGATCTGCGTGGCATGTGGATTGGCTTGGCTCTGCTGAACACGTTTTATCTGATCGTGCGCATTTACGAGCAGATCTATGGCTGGCGCGCCGGCCTTGATTCGTTCGCGCCGGAGTTCCAGACCTACTGGATGTCGATCCTTTGGACCGAGATCCCGCTTGAGCTGGTTTCGGGCCTTGGCCTCGCCGGCTATCTGTGGAAGACGCGCGACCGCAACGTCGACGCGGTTTCGCCGCGCGAAGAGATGCGCCGCCTGGTCGTTCTGGTGCAGTGGCTCGTCGTTTACGGCATCGCCATTTACTGGGGCGCGTCGTTCTTCACGGAGCAGGACGGCACCTGGCACATGACGGTGATTCGCGACACGGACTTCACGCCGTCGCACATCATCGAGTTCTACATGAGCTACCCGATTTATTCGGTGATCGCGGTTGGCGCGTTCTTCTATGCGAAGACCCGCATTCCGTATTTCGCTCATGGCTACTCGCTGGCGTTCCTGATCGTGGCCATTGGCCCGTTCATGATCATCCCGAACGTTGGCCTGAACGAGTGGGGCCACACCTTCTGGTTCATGGAAGAGCTGTTCGTGGCTCCGCTGCATTGGGGCTTCGTGTTCTTCGGCTGGATGGCGCTGGGCGTGTTCGGCGTGGTTCTGCAGATCCTGATGCGCATCCATGCGCTGGTCGGCAAGGAAGGCGTCGCCCTCCTCACCGAGTAA
- a CDS encoding DUF1269 domain-containing protein has translation MNDLLVIAFPSEAKAEAVRQKLFDMQKEYLIEMGDAVVAVKDAEGHIKLNQLFNTTAIGGVSGMFWGALIGLIFMMPLAGAALGAASGAVSGALTDFGIDDKFMKEAAEVIPPGGAALFVLVRKMTTDKVLEGLKGAGGTVLRTSFEKSKDEAIRAALSAHAS, from the coding sequence ATGAATGATTTGCTCGTCATCGCTTTTCCCTCGGAAGCGAAAGCCGAGGCTGTCAGGCAAAAGCTGTTCGACATGCAGAAGGAATATTTGATCGAGATGGGCGACGCCGTCGTCGCCGTCAAAGACGCCGAAGGCCATATCAAGCTCAACCAGCTTTTCAACACAACCGCGATCGGCGGCGTTTCCGGAATGTTTTGGGGCGCGCTGATCGGTCTCATCTTCATGATGCCGCTCGCCGGCGCGGCGCTTGGCGCGGCTTCGGGAGCGGTCTCGGGCGCGCTCACCGATTTCGGCATCGACGACAAATTCATGAAGGAGGCTGCGGAGGTCATCCCGCCCGGCGGCGCGGCGCTTTTCGTGCTGGTGCGCAAGATGACGACCGACAAGGTTCTCGAAGGATTGAAAGGCGCGGGCGGAACCGTGCTGCGGACCTCTTTCGAAAAGTCGAAGGACGAAGCGATCCGCGCGGCGCTTTCCGCGCATGCGAGCTGA
- a CDS encoding TadE/TadG family type IV pilus assembly protein gives MSRCSVWTQIILFIPSKLLRAFSGDRRGNVGIIFALSLVPLLGISGIAIDYGMMGVYRGKLQAAADTGALQAGRELRLAQMGSADSVLSIARNYALSSLNGADGLLSNAAVDAALSNGKTVITVSVTATYTPLLFKSPRVQLSAKASASAVGYPICALALEPAAAKTVYAQTQAQVTAQFCAVQANSKDPHAIYTHGAAQLSAGAICSSGGVKGKFAPKPITDCPVVQDPLASRPAPSVGACAHTNQIVSGGTLTLMPGVYCGGLHVTAGASVTLSPGVYVMSGGPLKVDGGSSFTTNGAGIFLTGAGATLWFGQDTTINLTAPTSGPLAGLLFYEDRDAPAGQAHYIYSDNAPTLHGTIYLPKNQLYVETSKDVSRASAFTIVVANSLFVSKASNLILNSNYKSSDIPVPGGLNPGYVYLKN, from the coding sequence TTGTCCCGCTGCTCCGTTTGGACGCAGATCATCTTGTTTATTCCCTCAAAGCTCCTTCGCGCATTTTCCGGCGACCGGCGCGGCAATGTCGGGATCATTTTCGCGCTCTCGCTTGTGCCGCTGCTGGGCATTTCCGGCATTGCGATCGATTACGGCATGATGGGCGTCTATAGGGGCAAGCTTCAGGCCGCGGCCGACACCGGCGCGCTTCAGGCAGGCAGGGAGCTCCGCCTTGCGCAGATGGGGTCCGCCGACTCCGTCCTTTCCATTGCCCGGAATTATGCGCTGTCGTCGCTGAACGGCGCGGACGGCCTCCTCAGCAACGCCGCCGTCGACGCGGCGCTCTCCAACGGCAAGACGGTCATCACAGTCTCGGTCACCGCGACCTACACGCCGTTGCTGTTCAAATCTCCGAGAGTGCAGTTGAGCGCCAAGGCGAGCGCCTCCGCCGTCGGCTACCCGATTTGCGCCCTGGCGCTGGAGCCGGCGGCGGCCAAAACCGTTTACGCTCAAACGCAAGCCCAAGTGACCGCGCAGTTCTGCGCGGTGCAGGCCAACTCCAAGGATCCGCACGCCATTTATACGCATGGCGCGGCGCAGCTCTCGGCCGGCGCCATTTGCTCGAGCGGCGGCGTCAAGGGCAAGTTCGCGCCGAAGCCGATCACCGATTGTCCTGTCGTACAGGATCCCCTCGCCTCTCGGCCCGCGCCGAGCGTAGGAGCCTGCGCCCATACGAACCAGATTGTGAGCGGCGGCACGCTGACGCTGATGCCGGGCGTCTATTGCGGCGGTCTCCACGTGACGGCGGGAGCGTCCGTCACGCTCTCGCCCGGCGTCTACGTCATGAGCGGCGGACCGCTCAAGGTCGATGGCGGTTCGAGCTTCACGACCAACGGCGCCGGCATTTTCCTGACCGGCGCCGGCGCGACGCTCTGGTTCGGGCAAGACACCACGATCAATCTCACCGCGCCGACCAGCGGTCCCCTGGCGGGCCTTCTCTTTTATGAGGACCGGGACGCGCCGGCGGGACAGGCCCATTACATCTACAGCGACAACGCGCCGACTTTGCACGGCACGATCTATCTGCCGAAGAACCAGCTCTATGTCGAAACGAGCAAGGACGTCTCCAGGGCCTCGGCCTTCACGATCGTCGTCGCCAATTCCCTATTTGTGAGCAAGGCGTCGAATCTGATCCTCAACTCCAATTACAAATCATCCGACATCCCCGTGCCCGGGGGTCTGAACCCGGGCTATGTTTATTTAAAGAATTAG
- the rlmB gene encoding 23S rRNA (guanosine(2251)-2'-O)-methyltransferase RlmB — MSRRPPPKDRAGDKRKRDERPKGRPQEPRERSRNEPPKGPFRGPSPEVVTLYGAHAVREALKGGRRKLLALYATDNALPRIADLAQAAGLEPKLADARDLSRHLGEEAVHQGLLLEARPLPEADVSDIESKSGLVLALDQVTDPHNVGAILRTACAFGVDALIVTERHSPEFTGVLAKAASGALEHVTIVSVVNLSRALDELRERGYSVVGLDSEGAEPIETIPLSKPLALVLGAEGKGLRRLTRERCDLVARLALPGPIKSLNVSNACAATLATVQIRLGAPKD; from the coding sequence ATGAGCCGCCGGCCGCCGCCAAAAGATCGAGCGGGCGACAAGCGCAAGCGCGACGAACGCCCCAAAGGGCGCCCGCAGGAGCCGCGCGAGCGCAGCCGGAACGAGCCGCCGAAAGGCCCGTTTCGCGGCCCTTCTCCCGAAGTCGTGACGCTTTATGGCGCGCATGCGGTGCGGGAGGCGCTGAAGGGCGGGCGCCGCAAGCTGCTGGCGCTCTATGCAACCGACAACGCCCTGCCCCGCATCGCCGATCTGGCGCAGGCCGCCGGGCTCGAACCGAAACTGGCGGACGCGCGCGACCTCTCGCGCCATCTCGGCGAAGAGGCGGTGCATCAGGGGCTTCTGCTGGAGGCGCGTCCGCTCCCCGAGGCGGACGTCTCCGACATCGAGTCGAAGAGCGGCCTCGTGCTCGCGCTCGATCAGGTCACGGATCCGCATAATGTCGGCGCCATTTTGCGCACGGCCTGCGCCTTCGGCGTGGACGCGCTGATCGTGACCGAGCGCCACAGTCCGGAATTCACAGGCGTCCTCGCCAAGGCCGCGTCCGGCGCGCTGGAGCATGTGACGATTGTGTCGGTCGTCAATCTCTCCCGCGCTTTGGACGAGCTGCGCGAGCGCGGCTACAGCGTCGTCGGCCTCGATTCCGAGGGCGCGGAGCCCATCGAAACGATTCCGCTTTCAAAGCCTTTGGCCTTGGTGCTCGGCGCGGAAGGCAAAGGCCTGCGCCGCCTGACGCGCGAGCGCTGCGACCTCGTCGCCCGCCTCGCCCTCCCCGGCCCGATCAAAAGCCTCAACGTCTCCAACGCCTGCGCGGCGACGCTCGCCACCGTCCAAATACGCCTCGGCGCGCCCAAGGATTGA
- a CDS encoding 4-(cytidine 5'-diphospho)-2-C-methyl-D-erythritol kinase: MLITRAPAKINLTLHITGRRTDGYHALESLVVFTGAGDTLSLAPGPVLSLDISGPTAPAAGDGDDNLVLRASRDLADRIKGLTLGAFRLEKRLPVAAGIGGGSSDAAAALRLLAQANGLAPEDARLYEAARATGADVPVCLAGRARMMRGAGESLGPLLRLPVLPAVLINPGVPVETRLIFQKLGLQPGQNVESPQHPDIGSGAPPVEFLADVAKGRNDLEDAACLQAPVIVDVLAVLRGARGCRLARMSGSGATCFAIFSTPRAAATAARAIRLQRPEWWVKTAALR, encoded by the coding sequence ATGCTGATTACGCGCGCCCCCGCGAAGATCAATCTCACGCTCCATATAACCGGTCGCCGGACCGACGGCTATCACGCCCTCGAAAGCCTTGTGGTTTTCACCGGCGCTGGCGATACGCTCTCTCTCGCGCCCGGTCCCGTCCTTTCCCTCGACATTTCCGGACCGACCGCGCCGGCGGCCGGCGATGGAGACGACAATCTCGTGCTGCGGGCGTCGCGCGATCTCGCCGATCGAATCAAGGGGCTGACGCTGGGCGCCTTTCGTCTGGAGAAGCGTCTGCCCGTCGCGGCGGGGATTGGCGGCGGATCGTCCGACGCCGCGGCCGCGCTGCGGCTGCTCGCTCAGGCCAATGGGCTGGCGCCGGAGGATGCGCGCCTTTACGAAGCCGCGCGCGCAACGGGCGCCGACGTTCCCGTCTGTCTCGCCGGACGGGCGCGAATGATGCGCGGCGCCGGCGAATCGCTCGGCCCGCTGCTGCGCCTTCCCGTCTTGCCGGCCGTGCTGATCAATCCCGGCGTCCCGGTCGAGACGCGGCTCATCTTCCAGAAGCTCGGCCTGCAGCCTGGACAGAATGTCGAGAGCCCGCAGCATCCCGACATTGGAAGCGGCGCGCCGCCCGTGGAGTTTCTCGCCGACGTCGCCAAGGGTCGCAACGATCTCGAAGACGCCGCCTGCCTGCAGGCCCCCGTCATCGTCGACGTCCTGGCGGTGCTGCGCGGCGCGCGCGGCTGCCGGCTCGCCCGCATGTCGGGCTCGGGCGCGACCTGCTTCGCAATCTTCTCGACGCCCCGCGCCGCCGCGACGGCCGCGCGGGCGATTCGTCTCCAGCGCCCCGAATGGTGGGTGAAGACGGCGGCGCTGCGATGA
- a CDS encoding TIGR00730 family Rossman fold protein — protein sequence MQKIKNICVYCGSAEGDDPRYAAAAESFGKALARADIGLVFGGGSCGLMGVVARSTLNAGGRVTGIIPSFLDEREIALQGITDLILVEDMHTRKRLMFEKSDAFVALPGGVGTLEELTEQLTWVQLGRHTKPLVIADIAGFWRPLLTLFAHMHNSGFIREGYDVRYMVAERVEDILPMILTTARRTPEIAETAVTERM from the coding sequence ATGCAGAAAATCAAGAACATTTGCGTCTACTGCGGCTCCGCCGAGGGAGACGACCCGCGCTACGCCGCAGCCGCCGAGAGTTTTGGAAAAGCGCTCGCCAGAGCGGATATTGGACTCGTCTTCGGCGGCGGCTCCTGCGGATTGATGGGGGTCGTGGCGCGTTCGACGCTCAATGCGGGCGGACGCGTGACGGGCATCATTCCCAGCTTTCTCGATGAGCGCGAAATCGCCCTTCAGGGGATCACGGATCTTATCCTCGTCGAGGACATGCACACGCGAAAGCGGCTCATGTTCGAAAAGTCCGACGCCTTCGTCGCGCTTCCCGGCGGCGTCGGCACGTTGGAGGAGCTGACCGAACAGCTCACCTGGGTTCAACTCGGGCGCCACACGAAGCCGCTCGTCATCGCGGATATCGCCGGCTTCTGGCGCCCGCTGCTGACGCTCTTCGCCCATATGCACAATTCGGGTTTCATCCGCGAAGGATATGACGTGCGTTACATGGTGGCGGAGCGCGTCGAGGACATACTGCCGATGATCCTGACGACCGCGCGGCGGACTCCGGAGATCGCGGAGACGGCGGTGACTGAAAGGATGTGA
- a CDS encoding ABCB family ABC transporter ATP-binding protein/permease: MLRIGQRDPGSSPGPQDASLSEASLLETIRRLWPYIWPRGRADLERRVAFVFVLLIVSKLFNAMTPYAFKWATDALAESGAGVATAIGFGAVGFTLLMGAIRITSVILMQARDGIFAAVAMHAVRRLATDLFVHMHELSLRFHISRKTGGLTRVLERGRNAIETLARLVMSTGAPTAFEMALVLGVFLYQFDWRYGVVLILTLGAYFAYTTLATNWRIAIRRKMNESDTDANQKAIDSLLNYETVKYFSAERRESERYDKSMAFYEMASTHSYVSLAILNAGQTVIYIIGVTIMMVMCVYGVREGRNTIGDFVLINAMMIQLAQPLNFMGTFYREVRQAIIDIETMFGILSQHPEISDKPDAKPLVVREGRIVFDDVRFHYDPDRSILKGVSFQAEPGQTIAIVGPSGAGKSTISRLMFRFYEPQGGRITIDGQNILDVTQTSLRAAIGMVPQDTVLFNDTIGYNIRYGRWDATDEEVREAARLAQIDGFIRSVPGGYEAQVGERGLKLSGGEKQRVAIARTILKGPPILILDEATSALDSFTEHEIQEALRRVAKGRTTLVIAHRLSTVVDADEILFLDHGRVVERGRHAELLALKGHYAGMWNRQREAAEARAKLLEAEREEAE, from the coding sequence ATGCTCAGAATTGGCCAACGCGATCCGGGCTCTTCGCCCGGACCGCAAGACGCTTCCCTTTCCGAAGCCTCCCTCCTCGAGACGATTCGCCGTTTGTGGCCTTATATCTGGCCGCGCGGACGCGCCGATCTCGAGCGGCGGGTCGCCTTCGTCTTCGTGCTGCTGATCGTCAGCAAGCTCTTCAATGCGATGACGCCCTACGCCTTCAAATGGGCGACCGATGCGCTGGCGGAAAGCGGAGCAGGCGTCGCGACGGCCATCGGTTTCGGCGCAGTGGGCTTCACGCTGCTGATGGGCGCTATCCGGATCACCTCCGTCATTCTCATGCAGGCGCGAGACGGCATTTTCGCGGCGGTGGCGATGCACGCCGTGCGGCGGCTCGCAACGGATCTCTTCGTGCATATGCATGAATTGTCGCTGCGCTTCCATATCAGCCGCAAGACCGGCGGGCTCACGCGCGTTCTGGAGCGCGGCCGCAACGCCATCGAGACGCTCGCGCGCCTCGTGATGTCCACCGGCGCGCCGACGGCGTTCGAAATGGCGCTCGTGCTGGGCGTCTTTCTTTATCAATTCGACTGGCGCTACGGCGTCGTCCTCATCCTGACTCTCGGCGCTTATTTCGCCTATACGACGCTCGCCACCAACTGGCGCATCGCGATCCGCCGCAAGATGAATGAAAGCGACACGGACGCGAACCAGAAGGCGATCGACAGTCTGCTCAATTACGAGACGGTGAAATATTTTTCCGCGGAGCGGCGCGAGTCGGAGCGTTACGACAAGTCGATGGCCTTCTACGAAATGGCGTCGACCCATTCCTATGTGTCGCTCGCCATTCTGAACGCCGGCCAGACCGTCATCTACATCATCGGCGTCACGATCATGATGGTGATGTGCGTCTATGGCGTTCGCGAAGGTCGAAATACGATCGGCGATTTCGTGCTCATCAACGCGATGATGATTCAGCTCGCGCAGCCTTTGAATTTCATGGGTACCTTCTATCGCGAGGTGCGGCAGGCGATCATCGACATCGAGACGATGTTCGGCATTCTTTCGCAGCACCCGGAGATTTCCGACAAGCCGGACGCCAAGCCGCTCGTCGTGCGCGAAGGGCGCATCGTCTTCGACGACGTGCGCTTCCATTACGACCCGGACCGCTCGATCCTGAAAGGCGTCAGTTTCCAAGCCGAGCCTGGCCAGACCATCGCCATCGTTGGTCCGTCGGGGGCGGGCAAGTCCACCATTTCGCGACTGATGTTCCGCTTTTACGAGCCGCAGGGCGGGCGCATCACGATCGACGGGCAGAATATTCTCGACGTGACGCAGACGAGCCTGCGCGCCGCGATCGGCATGGTGCCGCAGGATACGGTGCTGTTCAACGATACGATCGGCTACAATATTCGTTATGGCCGCTGGGACGCGACCGATGAAGAGGTGCGCGAGGCCGCGCGCTTAGCGCAGATCGACGGCTTCATCCGAAGCGTGCCGGGTGGCTACGAGGCGCAAGTCGGCGAACGCGGGTTGAAGCTGTCCGGCGGCGAGAAGCAGCGCGTCGCCATTGCGCGCACAATCCTGAAGGGGCCGCCGATCCTGATTCTGGACGAGGCGACATCGGCGCTGGACAGCTTCACGGAGCATGAAATCCAGGAAGCGCTGCGCCGCGTCGCCAAGGGGCGCACCACGCTCGTGATCGCGCATCGCTTGTCGACGGTGGTCGACGCCGACGAAATCCTCTTCCTCGACCATGGCCGAGTCGTCGAGCGCGGCCGCCACGCCGAGCTGCTCGCGCTTAAGGGTCACTATGCGGGCATGTGGAACCGCCAGCGCGAGGCGGCGGAAGCGCGGGCGAAGCTGCTGGAGGCGGAGCGGGAGGAGGCGGAGTAG